gccgtgaccagagggtttttttttcccctcGAAGTGGATCGGTATCTTATAGCtagatcacgccaaaggaaaaaaaaccctctggcacccaAGGTAGACCCGGCTTGAATTATATTCAAAACAAGTTAATTTGGACAACTGCAAGGCAATGCTTTCTTTGAATATCCGAGTTttagtaaaacaaacaaaaataatctAGAACTCAGTGGTTTAACTTAATCGCCAGGGCATGTTGTTCACTCCTTGTTTGACAACTTCTATAACAAAGCTTAATGATACAAGATTAACTTCAAGCTTTTAATCTATGCTTTCGTTGAACGTGCAAAGGCAAGTGACCAATAAAAAGCCGTCTAAAGTAACTGAAGCACAACAGTTGATATGAACTGTTAATGCCGGAAAATAGAAAATTTCAGCGAtcacaacggcaacgacaaggaaataGTCACTTCAAAATAGACATTTGCCGAGTTaagactattttgcgattatctaatctttttttgctttctaaAATGTAGGCGAGGTAAAAAACTAGACTGCGATGCACAGCGCTAAACTTAACTATGGGAAATTAATGAGTTTTCCAGTAATTTTATGTTCGAGTTGTTATTTTATGTTCTGAATTGTTGCTCTTTTGCAAAGGACTACACGGAACTGCTGAGAAGTGCTCACGGCACGTGCAGCATGCTTATTCATCCTCACTCgatcaatcaaattcttaatttgtagCGTCATCATTGACGTCTTGTTGTCGATGCTACAGGTTACGTTTATCATACCTGCCACATCACAGAACGCATTTTAAAACGAAAGATCCGTTTTTTAACTCAAGTTCGGATCCATATTTTTAAAGGGAAAAACATAAATGGAAGAGAAACTTTCCCGCAACTATTGTTGTCGTTACTATAACAACTCCGCTccttttagctttcatttttccACATTACAGCATCAACTAAACGATCTCAGGATCTTTGAACCTgatgcacaattttttttatattcaacGTTAACAACCAATCACCGACTTATCACCGCATTAAAACAGAATCCTTGTATGAGGAGACGTGATTACCCAGTTTTGTGGTCGATCAAtagaaattcaaaagcattgAACGGCTTAACTAGAGAATACAGGGCCACCCATTTTCATATTATTGCATGACCACCACTGTTTAGTTTGCATATGTTGGCCATCCCTAAGTTGCCACCACTGATCAAACATAGGCTAAATTGGAGAATAATGATGATTAAAATCTATAAATTATGTTGCTGGTATCACAATAGACTCTAAAATACTTCACACAACGGACACtaagaaaacatttaaaaaaagctattgttaaatatatattgAAGCGATCTTAACATACTTATTTTCCACTTTAAAAACGTATGTCTTAAGTTAAGTTAAGTAATATTTGAGCTGGACTGTATTTCTAGATAAATAATGTTTGTGTATTCTAGAGAAATGGACTCGATCTCCAAAGCTATGGTGTGTACTCATTGGCTCCATGGTGAAAAAGTCGAGGTCAGAGCAGTAAAGTAGCGGATTTGGAATATAGCACAATCTTGTTGTTCGTGTTCTTCAATGGGCTATCcaagcttctttgtttttttgttttttttttcttttttgtcgtgtttttctttattttagttatttttttcactttttgcttttcctttgtttttgaattttgtttttggtttttgttttgttttgtttgtttgtttgtttgtttgtttataacCAATCAGTTGCTGAGACCGGCCTGTTTGCTCTTAGATCCCTTCAAGGTTTTTAAGATAGATAATATCGTGAAGAATACCGCAACTATAAAGAAACAGATAAGAATGATCACCATACACTGATCTTAGACACTATACTAAATTGGTCGTTAATCTAGGGGTCAATAAAGTAACCAAGTTGATTTAAAACTGACAATAGAACAGGTGTTCTTCCTTCGATCAATACTGCATGACTTTGCAACGTTGTCTAACGACTGTAAATATCAAGTGGAGCTTCGCAGCTTACTAATTTTTTATGCAATTGGTGTTGAATTCGAGCTAGAGCAGAATAATTGAATGAACAATGAAATATTGtctcataaagtaaagtacgatcgtccgggtgagtgtagtcctgagaaggactgtttgagatgacattgactgacgtttcgacaacctgagcggaagtcatcttcagagtcaagtgatttgtgtaacgtcggtagatactataaaaactccggtcgagatgtaattggtcaacttatttgtgatgttattggtcgactgtcagttgagcctagatgtaattggctggaaagactaaacagtgattggtgcgtttcgatccgtctacaggtcttaggtcagtacgtgtatcgtagaatacgttgggcagtactgtgagagtaaatcagtgtgttgtttgtctgttgatgtcgtcgatgagtcgtttgtatggtgcgggaagttgtaggcatcggtttataggtgtctgttctaagttggtaaaccagctttccagtacgatccgttggtagtagttagtgttgtaggtaacacatgtagcagagtcccagtcgattctgtggtttgtctgtagatggtgttcagcaatgttattgttgatgtcaccgttccgcgtcgctcgtctgtgttcagtcagtctagtgttcaaatttttgTCTGCAGTAATTGACCTTTAAAAAGTCTGTTGCATCATTGTGTACAGGCTATGATTGCCCAGTCTATCCTGCCTTGTTTAACAACGACACTTGTTTTCTGATTTCAGGTGAAATTTCCTGCGCatatggattacaaagagatgttatagtgaaaaaaaaaaagtgtttgtaGCAGCGAATATCGTTTCTCTGTTTTGCAGTTACGCGTGGTTTTTTGGTTACACCCCATACGTGGTACAGAGGAAAATCTGCATAATACACTTAATAAAAGGATACAATTTACGTATATCAAATTAGGGGCACCAACAATTGGGTCTTACAAGTTATTACCCAAGCTCCAGAATACTCCAAGGATTGGAAACTtgtagaaaaatttcaagagtAGATGAAAGAAATAGCGTATATGAATTGTGACCCAATGGTCGCATTAATTGCCTTCTCTTAGACTAATGACAGGTCCTACGTACGAATAAGTACAATtaaaatataagaaaaaaaatcaacgttTGCCTCAAATACATCAAATTAAATAAGCACGGACATTCAATTTTAAGTCAGGTTAAGGACAACGGGAAACTGCAAGGCAATGGTCTCTCTGAATGTCTTGTATTTCGGTGACCAAATTAGTTAGCTAAAAGCCAATGGTTTTAATTACTGCTTTACTCGTTTTGTCAATTCCGTGTTTCCCAATTTTTGAAAGCTAacttaataataaaatattatattCAGGCTTTTGACATATGCTGTCGAGCATCATTAAGCGTGTAACGGCAAGTTATCAATGAAAACCGTTTTAAGTATTAGCGCCGGATAatagaaaatttcagcaatgaCAACGGCAGCGATAAGGAAAAAGTCACCTCAATATTAGCATTTACcgagttgtgactattttacgATTATTCTATCCTCCTTATATTCCACAACCAGAACGCTAAAACTAAACTGGTATTCACAGCACTGGATTTAACGCAAGGAATTAAGTATTTAAAACTCTAAGTtgaagttgtcatcaaaaccttGAAATGAAAAATCGTTTGGAGTAAGTGACCCGCAAACATTCACATTAACTGTCACTTTCAGATAATAAGGAGCTTTTCCAAAGACGAaggcaacaacaagaacaaaatcgcttcaaaataaacacttggtgacttgtgactattttgcgactatCCTATCTTGTTTCCATTTTACAATGTTGGTGAACTAAGCTGAAAATAGACTTCTATGCGCAGAGCTGCATTAAAAAtagggaattaaagatttacattTGTATGTTCATGTTGTCATTATAGCCTttaatgtggtaatttcaagtTGTAAGGTGCGGTTACACGGGGCACTTTTTAACGCGGGAAATTGCTCTTTTACCACGTGAAACTGCATTTAGCAGTGTGACCGACGTTTCCCGAGGTAAACTTCCCGTGTTAAATATCCATGGAGACGTCAAAAAGATCACAGGAAGCGCCCATGACATTTAACGTGGTAATCTGGAAGGGTGTTTTGATGCCCGAGGTAAAAGAGCCAATCAGGGTTTGACAGTAACACGTAAACGCAAGGTCATTCGAATTCATTGGATATAAGCCACGCTAATTCTCTCGAATCAAATTCCATCGTGATGACTTAAGAAGTTGAAATTCAATTTCCCGCCACatttttgtgacatttgttTTACCTTGGGAAATCGCTTTTCGCGTGTAACCGCTGGAACCACGGGAAACTAAAAACCCAAGTGTGATGTACCACGGGAAAATTTACCATGGTGTGTGTAACCGCACCTGTTGTTTTGCAAAGACCGAACAAAATTGTGCAGAAGTGCCTCAGCTGCACGTGCTTCACGCTTATTTGTCCTCAATCGATCGACCAATCCCGCTGTCGAAGCTGTGACTCActtttatcatttcttttttttcctcaatacTAATGTACTTACGTACTAATAAATATACTTAACATTTTTTCTCGGCGGCAATGAAAAAAATCAGCTTCTCAACTTTTTGCATCAAATCTAAATGAATAAGGCTTTAAAGTTTCAAGCGGATCTTCCTAGTTTCTGAATTGAAAAAACGCTGCTATGAAAATTGAACTAGAAccggaaaaaaaagtttcggaaaaaaaaaaacagtaatttaATCGTTAATGTTCATCCTCGCTTTCTAGGTTACCTaacacaacaacaataaaagcgTCTCCGAGCTAACGTGCTGTACATTTACACACTTCACAGCACTGAGGGCAGCAAAAAAACAGGCTGACACAAAGTGACTCGACTTGAACTTCGTTTTAAACCAACTTGAAGAGAACGAGTCAACTGCAACGCAATGCTCTGTTTGAATCAGTCTTAATTTTAGTACAGCAAATTAATAACCTAGAACTCAGTGGTTTAAACTACTGGTTAAGGCATATTGTCAACTCCTTATTTGAGAGCCtctaaaaaagcaaaacttaatAATGCAAGATTAATTTCAGGCTTTGATCTTCGCTTTCCTTGAACATTAAGCGTCCAAGGGAAAGTGATCATCGAAAACTGTCTAAAGTAACTGAACCAGAACCATTGATAAGAACTGTTACCACCGAATACTAGAAACCTTCAGCTatgacaacggcaacggcaaggaaaactaaaataattaaataaaaagaggaaagataaagataatcggacattttttttctcctaaaatATAGATACAACTGTAACACCGAACAGTTAGCCTTACATCTCGTTTTCCTCCAATACACCGAGCCAAGAATGATCTAATCTATCCacaatttctttgattttagaattcttttaacagtgctccaaaagcaaagaaaacgtcTTACTTGTATATGCCAGCTGGGTAGCAGAATACTTTATAGACTGGAACCTCTTCCAAAGAACTCTAGGCCTGCTGAATGAAAAACAAGCGCAGCTTTATAGGACAATTGTAGACATATTTGATTGGAAACTCTGAAGTATCGTCTGTGGACGAtttaaataccaaaaacatCTCCTTCATAGTCGCTAAGAAATCAAGTCAGTGAAAGAACCTCCAATTGTTTCCATCAAATCTACATTAATCAGAACACGATGTTAAACTTAATGCACAcgaaatttcaagggaaaaacattttggtcaactccaaactgaaacaagaaattatacTTTATCAATAAAAACTTTAATAACCAACGAGGATTGTTCAGAAGTGAATTTCTTGAATTTAAAAGACGAACACTTAAACCGGATCGCATTTCTATTCAAGGAAATGACCACGGATGACAAAGGCACTACTGCAAAAGTCTTTTGGTTTGTTCCTTGCTCCAATGCTGAGAAAGGTGTGCATTCTTAGAGCAGCCCAAACAATGAAATACCTTTGGCATACCGAGAAAATTTCGTTATTTAGGATTTTTAATGACCTTTATATGTATTTGCTGTTCTTCTGTctcgtctttttctttttcctcttttcctCAAGACCAAAATGTATGTGGTTGCATGGTCATGTGAATCCATTTAATTCAGATAACGAATTCTCAGTCGCGATGAGATGCGTTTGAGGCGTCAGCATCAGCAAAGCATTACTTGAAAGATGTTTGTCGGTCATAGTTTGGAAATTCCGAAGTTTCAGCCGTTACAGCAACATTTCCACATTACAGCATCACTTATAATATTTCTATTGTGTGGACTGATCTTTCAAAGAGAACTTCAGACAGCACAAGgacatttttttgcattttcattACACGCTTTTTGGAATATTCTTTTTGGATTTTAGGCCTTCTTTTGCAATTGTCTGTTTATTCGAAATACAATCCAAGATAAATCTGGAATGTTTTCAAACTAAGATGTCACCAGTTTCACACTATTACAAACTTACGGGCTTTGAATGTGACTATATTCAGATATTAAAGCTTCGTCCGACTCTCTTAACCATGTCTCTGCCTGTAAAGAGATGGTTAGTATTTCCGATCTAGGAAAAATAATTCTTCGAACTTtaggatgaaacaggaaaagtTCACCAGCCTTTagagaaatttcaagcaaaGGCGTCAGGTCAACCGTACCTCCAGTTTAAAAAGCATGGGATAAAGCAGGAGAAAAGTTCACCAACATGAAGAATACTTCAATaactaaacttttttttttgaaaatttatacGTTTTAGTCAAAATATATCAACAATGTACTACCGTAAGTTGTCGCGCTATAATTGAATTCAGGTTCTGCAACTGTCTAAACTTGATcaaacttgagcgcaatttGAAACCAAGTATATAAAAACCGGACAGTTACAACTGCAAGTTAAAGCTTTCTTTGTTTGAGTTCTACCTTCAAATAAATGAACCAGGATTCAATTCTAAATTTCCTGTTTCGGTATCGTGACAATTCCTTTTTTGACAACTACTAAAAGCACGCTTTTTTGTTTAATTAGAGAGCAGAATGATAATTGAATGACCAATAAAATATTGTCTGCAGTAATAGACCTTCAAAGACAACACACATCTGTTGCATCATAGTATGCACGCTATGATTGCCCAGTTTATCCTGTCTCTTTTAATAACGTCATTTGTTTTCTGATTAAGGTGAAATTTTCTGCACATATGGATTAAAAAGAGATGTTTTattgaaaaatgtttgttgCAGCTAATGTGGTTaatctgttttgcagttaccCTTGGTTTTCTGGTTTACGCCATACGTGGTACAGTGGAAAATTTGCATGTTATAGTTAATAAAAGGGCACAATAGGCCAtatccgaattacctttggcctctttttcaaaacgagtgctgctgctcatcttttcatatgaaaattagctttcattcacatgcaaataaaaaccaattttcatatgaaaagattaGCACCAAGACTCGGTTTGAAAAAGAGGCccaaggtaattcggaaatggcctatttacaTATACAAAATTAGTGACACTGACAATTTGTTATGACACGTTATTCCCCAAGCTGCAGAATACTCGAACGATTGGAAACTGGTAGAAAACTGTCAAGATTAGATAAAAGAAATAGCTTATATGACGTGTGACCCAATTTCGTGTTTCACAAAGTTAATGATCCAATATTCATTTCAGGCTTTTCATCAATGCTTTCAAGCATCATTAAGGCGTGCAACGGCAAGTTATCAAAGAAATAATATGAACTGTTAGCGCAGGATAATAGAAAATTCAGcaatgacaacggcaacgacaaggaaaCGTCAGTTCAAAATAAGCATTTACcgagttgtgactattttattattatccGATCCTCTTTATATTCCACAACCAGAACACTAAAACTAAACTGGTATTCATAGCGATGGATTTAACGCAAGGAAATAAAGATTTATAACTGTAATTCCAAGTTCTCATATAAACCCCAAAATGGAAAATCGTTTGGAGTAAGTGACACGCAAGCAGTGGCATTAACTGCCGCCAGATAGTAAGGAGCTTTTCCAATGACGAAGGTAACAACAAAGACAAAGTcgcttcaaaataaacatttggtgaCTTGTGACAATTTTTGCGACTATCCCATCTTGTTTCCATTTTACAACGATGCGAAGTTAGCTGAAATTAGACTTTGATGCGCAGCGCTGCATTAAATACAGGGAATgaaagatttcttttttttttttttctcaatattgAAAGCTCCTACGTACTAATAAAGATCCTTGAGAATTTGTCTCGGCTGCAGCGAAAAAAATCAACcattcaaatctatcgaaatgAATGAGGCTTTCAATTATTAAAGTAACAAGCAGAAGTTTAGAGGTCGGTCTTCCTTGTTtctgaactgaaaaaaagacTTGAACTAAAACCGGAAAGAAAGTTTCTGAAAGAACAATGGAATTTTAACCTCTAATTTTCGCCCTAACCTTATACATGGTATAACAACAATACACGAGACCCAAAGTGTTGTGTATCAGTACACTTCACAGCAATGAGGGCAGCAACAAACAGGCTGAAACAAAGGGACCCGGCCTGAACTTAGTTTTAAACCAACTCGAAGAAAATGAGTCAACTGCAAAGCAACACTTTCTTTGAATCTCTCATTTTTAGTACAGCAAATTAATAACCTAGAACGCAGTGGTTTAAACTACTGGTTAAGGCATGCTGTCAAATCTTTGTTTGAGCACctctaaaaaacaaaacttaataacacaagattaatttcaggcttttgATCTTTAATTGGCTTTCGTTCGTCATTAAGCGTACAAGGGACAGCGACCAATAAAAACTGACCAAAGTAACTGAACCAGAACCATTGATAAGAATTGCTTCCACCGAATAATAGAAAACTTTAGcgatgacaacggcaacgacaaggatgaccaaaaaaatgaaatagaaagaggaagaagaagataGTACAAAAAAATGTTCCATTAAAAATACTTGATGAAGGACGTAAATAATAAGCAACACGAATGGCAGCATAAGCATAACCAAGATATAACTGTCACAACGAACATTTAGTATTATTTCTCCCTCTCCTCCAAAATACCCGTACAAGCATTTATTTCTACTTAAGGAttcttttaacagtgttttCCAAGCAGAGAATAATTCTTACTTGTGTATGTCAGCAGCGGGGCAGAATACTTTGGAACCTCCTCCAACGATCTCTAGGCCtgctaaatgaaaaacaaatataactCTATAGTGCAATTGTAGACATGTTTGATTGATAACTCAGAAATTTCATTTGTGGTCGTTTTAAACAcaaacaacatctccttcagaCTGTTAACGTCGCCAAGGAATCAAGTCGGTGAGAGAGCctccaattattttattattattagttttgatGTTTTGGTCCAAGAATAACAAGACAGACCCACCTTTAATGGTTGTGCTTTAGCAGAATTCAAATCCGAAACCACCGAAAAGAATTTGCTTAAGTTTGAACCAACTTAAGAGCCTCTGACTGTAAAAATAGAAAACCGCCGACACCTGCAAAATTTTATGATGATTATTACTTTTCTTCCTTTTGTCCTACCTAATGGGCCCCTTAAACTAATTTCAAAAATATTCTGAAGCTCCAGCGAGACCTATTGTtagaattaattttcattattcttttgttatttttccctTTCGGGTTTGTTCGTATAAAATCCCTGTCTAAaatttatctgtataaatccTTCAAACAAGCGTTTTATACAGAAAAATTCCTAATCAATAGTTTTGATTCAAGTTATAAGCCCCGCTTTTCCATGATCCCAGTCTTTAGTTTGTTGAATACTCAAGAGGGTTGTACGCTAAATTGAGGTTtttgaataagaaatgtaaAGGTGTGAATTATGAAATAACTACATAAACACCCGAGGCAAGCGTTTCTCATTTGTGTACGAAAGCCAATTACGTCGGACATTATTTAATTGGTCATTTATTTCCACACAAGCCAATAATATTTGTTGTTGTCAAGCAGGCCCAACTGTTAAAGGTAAAAAGGCAAAGACACTTTATTTAATGTCGGTAGTTCATTCAGTTACAAGACTGGTTTCAATGGAAGCCGACTTAAACAAATgtattttcgcgttattgtGCTGTTTTAACTAAAGAGTATGCCTTATATCCCTATAATATTAATTGAACATTAAAAGCAACTGCTATTATCTGTCTCGTTCTGTAAAAGCCTCTCATAATTTGCAGAGGTTAGCCCTGCATCGCCCTAAATTATATATTTGCTCCAATATAATTGCGGGTCAACTTGGAGATcagtaataatgatgattactAAAATTTGCTAAGGTTAAAAAGGATTCTTAAGTGTTGTTTTCCATTGAGTAataaaaaaacttaaaataccaatataaataaaatattattgaatTATAGCGATCATCGAATGATACCGATATTCATATACTAGCTTAAATACTTATGTCTTGAACTTGAAAGGACTAATATTTTAACTGGATATTATTTCTAGGGGGCGTTTATCTCTGGGAAATGAACAATGATGGACAAAGGCACAACATCCACAGATCTTGTCATTGTTCATGGTACAACACTGGGAAAGGCCTTGTTAGAGGAGCCCAACCAATTAGCTTTGATGGAAGGGGCATACTGTAAAATTTTATTCCCTGTAAtcaggttttttttattttatttttattttattcagtgTTTATATAGTCTGTCACCTGTCGTATAATTCATATTTCTGGTGCGGTAAGAAATGTTTTCTCAGCGGCGATTACGATAAATTTGTGTCAAATGTAGAGAAACTGATGCAACATCCTTGCtcaagatttttttcttttttaatgcttttgtagttgttttctatttgtttgttactttttccttttttttttttttttttttttttttttcttttccttcggCCCTCTCTGGGTTTTGATCCCTGGGCTTAAACCCAAGGAGGCCTTGCGTCCGCGCAAACGGTCGCAAATTTGAGGCCCATTAATTCAGAAGCGATACCACAAAAAAAAGGCTAGACTTTCCTTAAAAGCGGCTAACAAATGGCCTAAATAACCACATTACCCTCACAAAGAATCTACGTAAAATGACACTGAAAAACGCCGAATGAAAATATATCGTTGCTTCTAGCGAAAAAGTGACATATTAAATTACCTCATATATCACGAGGAAAAACCTTGCGTCATCTCGATCTGCTTTACATTGCCTTAGACGTCCTTCAAACTAACACTCACGCAGGCTGATCTAGCGACTTGGAAAACGACACAAAAGAACCTCGAGTTTTCTTAAACGCGGCTCGCAAAGCGGCTACATTGTAAATTCCAGGACAAAGACAAGTAATTTTACCAACTTGGTAAAGTGAAAACCTGTGTCACCCCAATCTGTTTCATATTCCTTGATAGGCCCATTAAGCTAACTCCCACTTAGGCCGACCACACGACCAAGTGATCAGGCAGACAGCAGACACACCAGCACTACTCTGTGAACAGTGAATTGGATCCTACATAGTTTAGTAGCAATGGACACTGAATGTGAATGGTCCCCTATTTTgataaactgaccattttatcGGTGTTATctgacaaagcaaaacagtcAAACGAATTGCAGACAATAATTCAAAGGAAGCATTATCTCTTTACGAGTTTAAGTTAGTTCAGACAGCATAGTTCCCAGTGAGTACTTTTAAATGCTTCAAACCCTATTTAGAGTGGTTATTTGTATATAACCAAAACAAGTATGCATTGGTtataaactgaccattttatcGGTGTTATctgacaaagcaaaacagtcAAACGAATTGCAGACAATAATGCAAAGGAAGCATTATCTCTTTACGAGTTTAAGTTAGTTCAGACAGCATAGTTCCCACTGAGTACTTTTAAATGCTTCAAACCCTATTTAGAGTGGTTATTTGTATATAACCAAAACAAGTATGCATTGGTTATTTAGTATATAAACCCCTTCGGGCGGCTGGTACATCGGCTggtaatgtccgcggctgagagattgtccgaaaaatgaacatttggccgagaagcgaaaggatattatcagccgatataccagcaggccggaaaggggtttatttattttataatcctcgcaattattatttttttccgcaattaaacctcgcgtaaacatggtaaaaaagccactGGTGAtttgatggcgaatgcgcgcgtgatgCGATGCGATTTATACGCCCAAGATGATGCCCAAGATGCGATTTATACGATCAAGAGGCTTCAGCAGATTGCCATGAAGCGCAAGAAACGCATCTACGCGTGTTTTATCGACTTGACGGCGGCGTTTGACAAAATCATGCGAACGTGGCTCTTCCAATCGATCTACATACGCATGAACCCTGGCCAAGATGGGAAAATCGACTCAAACTTCCAGATCATAGAAGAACTCTACAAAAAGACCACAGTGACTGCTTACATGACTGATGACCCCGATAAGAAGGAGTTTGATGTCGGTGCGGGGGTCAGGCAGGGAGGGTGCGAATCACCAAGCCTTTACAACTTGTATACTTGTATGAGAGTTTTCAAAGTCGAACTAGAGAAAGCGGGTATCAAAGGTATAGCGATGAAATTCAGGATTCCAAATTACGGTACAAACCGATCCGAGAGGGCGAAGTACCGTAGCAGTGGCGTAACCGAGCACTTGTGGGTTGGGTTCGCAGATGATACAACTCTGTTTTTTGAGTCTGTCGAGGATATGCAAGCGGCTATGAACATCCTGGTCGACATTTTTGACCGATATCGACTGATGCTCAACGAAGACAAAACAGAAACGATGATTTTCGACCCTGATATCGACGCAGAGTCACACTACCCAAAAAATCTCATCGAAATCAATGGATTCCAGATCAAAAATGTACAGAAATTCCGGTTTTTAGGCAGCCACATAAAGTTCAACGAAGTAAGCACTGGAGAGCACGAAATCAACATCCGATTAGAAGCTGCAAAATGCAAATTCGCCAAGTTGGAAAATCTACCCACCAATTTCAAGATAAAACTCAAAACACGTATGGTATTTTACAACGCCTACGTAAAAAGCCGCATGACCTACGCCTGTCAAACCTGGAATCTCAGCGTCAAGCTGAAACAAAAACTCGATTCCGCACACCACCAGTTTTTACGGCGTATGGTATGTAACGGATTTGCTCGCATCGACAGAGAAAAAGAGGATTTTCGGTTCAAGTTCACAAACGAGAAAATCCGCCAATTCTGCTGCACCACCACGCTCTTAGAATTCATTGAGCGCCAGCAGATCAAATTCGCAGCCCACATCTGTCGACAGCAAAATAGCCGCCATACCAAGCAGCTCATGTTCAACGATGACAATTACCACCGCGGTGGAAACTTCACGAAACCTCTACTCTAGCAAGCCGCCCCAAATGCAATCCCCGAT
Above is a genomic segment from Acropora muricata isolate sample 2 chromosome 1, ASM3666990v1, whole genome shotgun sequence containing:
- the LOC136926441 gene encoding uncharacterized protein, which translates into the protein MANARVMRCDLYAQDDAQDAIYTIKRLQQIAMKRKKRIYACFIDLTAAFDKIMRTWLFQSIYIRMNPGQDGKIDSNFQIIEELYKKTTVTAYMTDDPDKKEFDVGAGVRQGGCESPSLYNLYTCMRVFKVELEKAGIKGIAMKFRIPNYGTNRSERAKYRSSGVTEHLWVGFADDTTLFFESVEDMQAAMNILVDIFDRYRLMLNEDKTETMIFDPDIDAESHYPKNLIEINGFQIKNVQKFRFLGSHIKFNEVSTGEHEINIRLEAAKCKFAKLENLPTNFKIKLKTRMVFYNAYVKSRMTYACQTWNLSVKLKQKLDSAHHQFLRRMVCNGFARIDREKEDFRFKFTNEKIRQFCCTTTLLEFIERQQIKFAAHICRQQNSRHTKQLMFNDDNYHRGGNFTKPLL